Proteins encoded in a region of the Gallalistipes aquisgranensis genome:
- the leuD gene encoding 3-isopropylmalate dehydratase small subunit, whose product MSIPKFKKLVTGAVPVNIENIDTDQIIPARFLKAVERKGFGDNLFRDWRYDKSDRKIGSFPLNDPKYSGEILVGAKNFGCGSSREHAAWAIFDYGFRVVVSSFFADIFRNNALNNGLLLVQVSEEFLQKVFAAIETDPKARFTVDLESQTFTLPSGESTRFEIDAYKKECLLNGYDDVDYLRSIRPEIEAFEQRRQA is encoded by the coding sequence ATGTCCATTCCCAAATTCAAAAAACTGGTTACGGGAGCCGTTCCCGTCAACATCGAAAATATCGACACCGACCAGATCATTCCGGCCCGCTTTCTGAAAGCCGTGGAGCGCAAGGGATTCGGAGACAACCTGTTCCGCGACTGGCGCTATGACAAGAGCGACCGGAAGATCGGTTCGTTTCCGCTGAACGACCCGAAATACTCGGGCGAAATACTGGTCGGGGCGAAGAACTTCGGCTGCGGTTCCTCGCGCGAACACGCCGCCTGGGCCATTTTCGACTACGGTTTCCGCGTGGTGGTGTCGAGCTTCTTCGCCGACATCTTCCGCAACAACGCGCTCAACAACGGTCTGCTGCTCGTCCAGGTAAGCGAGGAGTTCCTGCAAAAGGTATTCGCCGCCATCGAGACCGATCCGAAAGCACGGTTCACGGTCGATCTGGAGAGCCAGACCTTCACGCTCCCTTCGGGCGAAAGCACCCGGTTCGAGATCGACGCCTATAAAAAAGAGTGCCTGCTCAACGGATACGACGACGTGGATTACCTGCGGAGCATCCGCCCCGAAATAGAGGCTTTCGAACAGCGCCGCCAAGCCTGA
- the leuC gene encoding 3-isopropylmalate dehydratase large subunit, which yields MGKTLFDKVWDAHVVRQLDGGRSVLYIDRHYIHEVTSPVAFLGLRNRGIKVARPAQTTATADHNVPTVNRHLPIEDPLSRGQLEAFEKNCAENGIEHFGLHHPKQGVVHIVGPELGFTQPGMTIVCGDSHTSTHGAFGAVAFGIGTSEVEMVFASQCILQPKPKTMRITVNGQLGRGVTSKDVILYIISKISASGGTGHFIEFAGEAIRSMSMEARMTVCNMSIECGARGGMIAPDQTTFDYVRGRENAPKGADFDRAVERWKELYSDPDARFDTEYTFDAADIEPMITYGTNPGMGVGITGRIPTAEGLSGSDRVSFDKALEYMDFKPGDAMLGKRVDYVFVGSCTNGRIEDFRLFAEAVKGRRKADNVTAWIVPGSRAVEAQCKAEGLDKVLKEAGFELREPGCSACLAMNADKIPAGMYSVSTSNRNFEGRQGPGARTLLAGPLVAAAAAVSGVIADPRELFNL from the coding sequence ATGGGAAAGACACTTTTCGACAAAGTCTGGGACGCACACGTCGTCCGCCAGTTGGACGGCGGCCGCAGCGTACTCTATATCGACCGCCACTATATCCACGAGGTCACCTCGCCCGTCGCCTTCCTCGGCCTGCGCAACCGGGGCATCAAGGTGGCCCGTCCGGCACAGACCACGGCCACGGCCGACCACAACGTGCCCACCGTCAACCGCCACCTGCCGATCGAGGACCCGCTTTCGCGCGGCCAGCTGGAAGCGTTCGAAAAGAACTGCGCAGAGAACGGCATCGAACACTTCGGGCTGCACCATCCCAAGCAGGGCGTCGTGCACATCGTGGGACCGGAACTGGGTTTCACCCAGCCGGGCATGACCATCGTCTGCGGCGACAGCCACACCTCGACCCACGGAGCGTTCGGAGCCGTGGCGTTCGGCATCGGCACCTCGGAGGTGGAGATGGTCTTCGCCTCACAGTGTATCCTGCAGCCCAAACCCAAGACCATGCGCATCACGGTGAACGGCCAATTGGGCAGGGGCGTCACTTCGAAAGACGTGATCCTTTATATCATTTCGAAAATATCGGCCTCGGGCGGCACGGGCCACTTCATCGAATTCGCCGGCGAGGCAATCCGCTCGATGAGCATGGAAGCCCGCATGACGGTCTGCAACATGAGCATCGAATGCGGGGCCCGGGGCGGCATGATCGCCCCCGACCAGACCACGTTCGACTACGTGCGCGGACGGGAGAATGCACCCAAAGGGGCCGATTTCGACCGGGCCGTGGAGCGATGGAAGGAACTCTACTCCGATCCGGACGCGCGGTTCGATACCGAATACACGTTCGACGCCGCCGACATCGAACCGATGATCACCTACGGCACCAATCCTGGCATGGGCGTGGGAATCACGGGACGCATCCCCACGGCCGAAGGGCTTTCGGGCAGCGACCGGGTGTCGTTCGACAAGGCGCTGGAATACATGGACTTCAAACCGGGCGACGCCATGCTGGGCAAACGGGTAGACTACGTCTTCGTGGGAAGCTGCACCAACGGGCGGATCGAGGATTTCCGCCTGTTCGCCGAGGCGGTCAAGGGCCGCAGGAAGGCCGACAACGTGACGGCATGGATCGTGCCGGGATCGCGGGCCGTGGAGGCCCAGTGCAAGGCGGAAGGACTGGACAAGGTGCTGAAAGAGGCGGGCTTCGAGCTGAGGGAACCGGGCTGTTCGGCCTGTCTGGCCATGAACGCCGACAAGATTCCGGCCGGCATGTACAGCGTATCGACCTCCAACCGCAACTTCGAAGGCCGCCAGGGCCCCGGAGCGCGCACCCTGCTGGCCGGACCGCTGGTGGCCGCAGCGGCAGCCGTAAGCGGCGTGATCGCCGATCCCCGCGAATTGTTCAACCTGTAA
- the coaBC gene encoding bifunctional phosphopantothenoylcysteine decarboxylase/phosphopantothenate--cysteine ligase CoaBC: MLRGKHILLGVTGSIAAYKAAILIRTLVREGAEVRVVMTPLAKEFITPLTLATLSRHPILVDFFDPEDGRWNSHVSLGEWADAYVIAPATANTLAKMACGIADNLLLTTYLSARCPVFVSPAMDLDMYAHPATRANLDKLRGMKVTVIEPGEGELASGLVGKGRMAEPEEIAEAVGTWFRNQKKKNLHGRRLMVTAGPTREAIDPVRYISNHSSGKMGYALAEELAARGAEVYLVTGPTNLPVGKGIHRIDTVSAQEMYEKACEIFPQTDGAVMCAAVADYTPAEVSDRKIKKEDGSWSLELRPTHDIAAELGRIKENRLLVGFALETDHERLNARSKLERKRFDFIVLNSLRDAGAGFGVDTNKITILERDGSCTDYPLKSKREAAGDIADKIEKYLS; this comes from the coding sequence ATGCTCCGCGGGAAACACATACTGCTGGGAGTGACCGGCAGCATAGCGGCCTATAAAGCCGCCATACTGATCCGGACGCTGGTACGGGAAGGCGCCGAGGTCCGCGTGGTGATGACCCCGCTGGCCAAGGAGTTCATCACGCCCCTGACGCTGGCCACCCTTTCGCGCCATCCGATCCTGGTCGATTTCTTCGATCCGGAGGACGGTCGCTGGAACAGCCATGTTTCGCTGGGCGAGTGGGCGGATGCCTACGTCATCGCTCCCGCCACAGCCAACACGCTGGCCAAAATGGCCTGCGGGATCGCCGACAACCTGCTGCTGACCACCTATCTGTCGGCCCGGTGTCCGGTGTTCGTCTCCCCCGCGATGGATCTGGACATGTATGCCCATCCCGCGACCCGGGCGAATCTGGACAAACTGCGCGGCATGAAGGTCACGGTCATCGAGCCGGGCGAAGGCGAACTGGCCAGCGGACTGGTCGGAAAGGGTCGTATGGCCGAACCGGAAGAGATCGCAGAGGCGGTCGGCACCTGGTTCCGGAATCAAAAAAAAAAGAACCTGCACGGTAGGCGGCTGATGGTCACCGCCGGTCCCACGAGGGAGGCGATCGACCCGGTACGCTACATCTCGAACCACTCTTCCGGGAAAATGGGATATGCGCTGGCCGAAGAACTGGCCGCACGCGGAGCCGAAGTGTACCTCGTGACGGGACCGACGAACCTTCCGGTCGGAAAGGGCATTCACCGCATCGACACGGTATCGGCGCAGGAAATGTATGAAAAAGCGTGCGAGATTTTCCCGCAGACGGACGGTGCGGTCATGTGTGCAGCGGTAGCCGACTATACCCCCGCCGAAGTGAGCGACCGGAAAATCAAGAAAGAGGACGGAAGCTGGTCGCTGGAACTCCGCCCCACCCACGATATTGCGGCCGAGCTGGGCCGGATCAAGGAGAACCGGCTGTTGGTCGGCTTCGCTCTGGAGACCGATCACGAACGGCTGAACGCACGGTCGAAACTCGAACGCAAACGGTTCGACTTCATCGTATTGAATTCGCTCCGGGACGCCGGAGCGGGTTTCGGCGTAGATACCAATAAAATCACGATTCTGGAACGGGACGGCTCCTGCACCGATTATCCGCTGAAAAGCAAGCGCGAAGCGGCCGGAGACATCGCGGACAAGATCGAAAAGTATCTGTCGTAA
- the recN gene encoding DNA repair protein RecN, whose translation MLRRLSVENYALIDKLDLELTEGLNIVTGETGAGKSILLGALSLLLGSRGEGSILGEGDRNCVVEGVFEIEGYGLEEFFGENDLEYDPQTVIRRIVTPAGKSRAYVNDLPVQLAMLRELGGRLIDIHSQHQSLMLGSDDFRTRIVDGVAGHENLTERYKKEYGALKDAEKELARLQEEAAGSRRDEEYLRFQTEQLAAAALREGEQAELEAQLAELSHAGQIQEALVRSAETLGEEETGVLSRLKAIEQEFRRIAQVYAPAPRIGERIHSSLLELRDLESELSSEADRIEADPERLARVESRLNLIYDLQQKHRVNSVEELIGLYNEYAARLAKITGSDEEIAGTERRIAALRENARKTAGQISAGRRKAGAAIEEHLRKTLSELGMPSVSFTVEITPDGELTPSGTDTIRFLFSANRNMAPQPVEKVASGGEISRVMLGIKSFVASRSKLPTIIFDEIDTGVSGRIADAMGRIIAALGEHMQVVNITHLPQVASKGEAHFFVYKEEFAGGIRTRIRRLGADERITEIAKMLSGSTVTDAALAQARLLLKV comes from the coding sequence ATGTTACGAAGGTTATCGGTTGAAAATTACGCACTGATCGACAAACTGGACCTGGAACTCACCGAAGGGCTGAACATCGTCACGGGAGAGACCGGAGCCGGAAAGTCGATCCTGTTGGGGGCCCTTTCCCTGCTGCTGGGCAGCCGGGGAGAAGGGAGTATACTCGGCGAAGGAGACCGTAATTGCGTAGTGGAAGGAGTTTTCGAAATCGAAGGATACGGACTGGAAGAGTTTTTCGGGGAGAACGACCTCGAATACGATCCGCAGACCGTGATTCGGAGGATCGTCACCCCGGCAGGCAAGAGCCGGGCCTACGTGAACGACCTGCCCGTACAGCTCGCCATGCTCCGGGAATTGGGCGGACGCCTGATCGACATACACTCCCAGCACCAGAGTCTGATGCTGGGCAGCGACGATTTCCGCACCCGGATCGTAGACGGAGTGGCAGGCCATGAAAACCTGACGGAACGATACAAAAAAGAATATGGAGCACTGAAGGACGCAGAGAAGGAGTTGGCCCGTCTGCAGGAGGAGGCCGCAGGAAGCCGCCGGGACGAGGAGTATCTCCGGTTCCAGACGGAACAGCTCGCCGCCGCCGCTCTCCGGGAGGGTGAACAGGCCGAACTGGAAGCGCAGTTGGCCGAACTCTCCCATGCGGGACAGATACAGGAAGCGCTGGTCCGCTCGGCCGAGACGCTCGGCGAGGAAGAGACCGGTGTCCTGTCCCGCCTCAAGGCGATCGAGCAGGAGTTCCGGCGCATCGCGCAGGTCTACGCGCCCGCTCCCCGGATCGGGGAACGCATCCACTCGTCACTGTTGGAACTGCGCGACCTGGAGAGCGAGCTGAGCAGTGAAGCGGACCGGATCGAAGCCGATCCGGAGCGTCTGGCCCGAGTCGAAAGCCGCCTGAACCTGATCTACGACCTGCAACAGAAACACCGAGTGAACAGCGTCGAGGAACTGATCGGACTGTACAACGAATACGCCGCCCGGCTGGCGAAGATCACCGGAAGCGACGAGGAGATCGCCGGTACGGAACGCCGCATCGCCGCCCTCCGGGAAAACGCCCGCAAAACCGCCGGACAGATCAGCGCGGGACGCCGGAAAGCGGGGGCCGCCATCGAGGAGCACCTGCGGAAAACGCTCTCCGAACTGGGAATGCCCTCCGTCTCCTTCACTGTGGAGATCACCCCTGACGGAGAACTCACCCCGTCGGGCACCGATACGATACGGTTCCTCTTTTCGGCCAACCGGAACATGGCCCCGCAACCCGTCGAGAAGGTGGCTTCGGGAGGCGAAATTTCACGGGTCATGCTGGGGATCAAATCGTTCGTAGCCAGCCGGTCCAAGTTGCCCACCATCATTTTCGACGAGATCGACACCGGCGTGTCGGGCCGTATCGCCGACGCGATGGGCCGCATCATCGCCGCTTTGGGCGAACACATGCAGGTGGTCAACATCACCCACCTGCCGCAGGTGGCCTCCAAAGGCGAGGCCCACTTCTTCGTCTACAAGGAGGAGTTCGCAGGAGGTATCCGCACCCGCATCCGGCGCCTGGGGGCCGACGAACGAATTACCGAAATCGCCAAGATGCTGAGCGGAAGCACCGTGACGGATGCAGCCCTGGCACAGGCCCGACTATTGCTAAAAGTATAA
- a CDS encoding 2-isopropylmalate synthase has protein sequence MSEKLYVFDTTLRDGEQVPGCQLNTVEKIEVARMLENLGVDIIEAGFPISSPGDFHSVQEISKAVSLPTICALTRAVKKDIDVAADALSYARHKRIHTGIGVSHFHIYDKLKSNPEEILRRAVEAVKYAKKYVEDVEFYAEDAGRADNEYLARVIEAVIKAGATVVNIPDTTGYCLPQFYGEKIKYLVDHVAGIEKAIISTHCHNDLGMATANTLAGILNGARQAEVTLNGIGERAGNTSLEEVVMTLRCHKDIDVDTGINSKLITKASHLVSSLMNMPVQPNKAIVGRNAFAHSSGIHQDGVLKNRENYEIIDPKEVGVDESVIALTARSGRAALNHRLELLGYRLEQAELDSVYEKFLKLADTKKDIRDDDLLYLVGDIAAVKENHIKLKYLQVITGTLVPTATVVVKFGEREIMATSTGNGPVDAAVTAVKSMINEEVFISEFLLQAMTRGCNDVGRVHLQIRRGEHMVHGFAAHTDIVRAAVEAFIDGLRKLNVTDKKE, from the coding sequence ATGAGCGAGAAATTGTATGTATTCGACACCACCCTTCGCGACGGCGAACAGGTTCCGGGCTGTCAGTTGAACACGGTCGAAAAGATCGAAGTGGCCCGTATGTTGGAAAACCTGGGGGTGGACATCATCGAGGCGGGATTCCCGATCTCCAGCCCCGGCGATTTCCATTCCGTACAGGAAATATCGAAGGCCGTTTCCCTACCTACGATTTGCGCTCTGACCCGTGCCGTCAAAAAGGACATCGACGTGGCGGCCGACGCCCTCTCCTATGCCAGGCACAAACGGATTCACACGGGAATCGGCGTGTCGCATTTCCACATCTACGACAAACTGAAATCGAACCCGGAAGAGATTCTCCGGCGGGCGGTCGAAGCCGTGAAATACGCGAAAAAATATGTGGAGGACGTGGAGTTCTACGCCGAAGACGCCGGACGGGCCGACAACGAGTACCTGGCCCGCGTGATCGAAGCGGTCATCAAGGCCGGGGCGACGGTGGTGAACATTCCCGACACGACGGGCTACTGCCTTCCGCAGTTCTACGGCGAGAAAATCAAATATCTGGTGGACCATGTGGCGGGTATCGAGAAGGCGATCATCTCCACCCACTGCCACAACGACCTGGGCATGGCCACGGCCAACACCCTCGCCGGCATCCTGAACGGGGCCCGTCAGGCCGAGGTGACGCTGAACGGCATCGGCGAGCGGGCCGGCAACACCTCGCTCGAAGAGGTGGTGATGACCCTGCGCTGCCACAAGGACATCGACGTCGACACAGGGATCAATTCGAAGCTCATCACCAAAGCCAGCCACCTGGTGTCGAGCCTGATGAACATGCCCGTCCAGCCCAACAAGGCGATCGTGGGGCGCAACGCATTCGCCCACTCGTCGGGCATCCACCAGGACGGAGTGCTCAAGAACCGGGAGAATTACGAAATCATCGACCCGAAAGAGGTGGGGGTAGACGAATCGGTGATCGCCCTCACGGCCCGCAGCGGCCGGGCGGCGCTGAACCACCGGCTCGAACTGCTCGGATACCGGCTGGAACAGGCCGAGCTGGACAGCGTGTACGAGAAATTCCTCAAACTGGCCGACACGAAGAAGGATATCCGCGACGACGACCTGCTCTATCTCGTAGGCGACATCGCAGCCGTCAAGGAGAACCACATCAAACTGAAATACCTCCAGGTCATCACCGGCACGCTCGTTCCGACCGCCACGGTCGTGGTGAAGTTCGGCGAGCGGGAGATCATGGCCACCAGCACGGGCAACGGTCCGGTGGATGCGGCCGTCACCGCCGTCAAAAGCATGATAAACGAGGAGGTTTTCATCTCCGAATTCCTCCTGCAGGCGATGACCCGGGGCTGCAACGACGTGGGCCGCGTGCATCTCCAGATCCGCCGGGGCGAACACATGGTACACGGCTTCGCGGCCCACACCGATATCGTGCGGGCCGCCGTGGAAGCCTTCATCGACGGACTGCGCAAACTGAACGTAACGGACAAAAAAGAATAA
- a CDS encoding DNA-directed RNA polymerase subunit omega: METKKSNIPNNTVTRKLTDLDAPTGNIYESVVIIARRANQIASDLKQELTRKLADFSSTNDSLEETFENREQIEISRYYERMPKPAIIATEEFLEGKVYFRENKPEEQPAQE, from the coding sequence ATGGAGACAAAAAAGAGTAACATTCCCAACAACACCGTCACCCGCAAGCTGACCGATCTGGATGCCCCCACGGGCAACATATACGAGTCGGTCGTGATCATCGCCCGCCGGGCCAACCAGATCGCCTCCGACCTGAAACAGGAGCTCACGCGCAAACTGGCCGATTTTTCGAGCACCAACGATTCGCTGGAGGAGACTTTCGAAAACCGCGAGCAGATCGAGATTTCGCGTTACTACGAGCGGATGCCCAAGCCGGCCATCATCGCAACGGAGGAGTTTCTGGAGGGGAAGGTCTATTTCCGCGAAAACAAACCCGAAGAACAGCCCGCCCAGGAGTAA
- a CDS encoding aminotransferase class I/II-fold pyridoxal phosphate-dependent enzyme, which yields MYQKKSHGYFSFPKLEGEIGPRMMFRGREVLNWSLNNYLGLANHPEVRKADAEGAAKFGMAAPMGARMMSGQTKYHEELERQLAEFVGKEDAFLLNYGYQGMISIIDCLLTPADVVVYDAEAHACIIDGLRLHRGKRFVFAHNDMESLRKQLGHAVKVAAETKGGILVITEGVFGMKGDLGKLDEIVALKKEFDFRLLVDDAHGFGTMGEGGRGTASHFGVTDGVDVLFNTFAKSMAGIGAFVSSHKYIIDYLRYNMRSQTYAKSLPMPMVMGAFKRLELIKKHPEYQEKLWEITRALQKGFRDRGFDIGGTLSPVTPVYLKGDIPEATNLVVDLRENHNLFCSIVVYPVIPKGEMILRIIPTAAHTLEDVEYTLDCFSAIRSKLEAGEYRKPMPDMADK from the coding sequence ATGTATCAGAAGAAGAGCCACGGGTATTTTTCGTTCCCCAAGCTGGAGGGCGAGATCGGCCCCCGCATGATGTTCCGCGGACGCGAGGTGCTCAACTGGAGTCTGAACAACTACCTCGGTCTGGCCAACCATCCCGAGGTGCGCAAGGCGGACGCCGAGGGTGCCGCGAAGTTCGGCATGGCTGCTCCGATGGGGGCCCGCATGATGAGCGGGCAGACCAAGTATCACGAGGAACTGGAGCGCCAGCTGGCCGAGTTCGTGGGCAAGGAGGATGCCTTCCTGCTCAATTACGGTTATCAGGGCATGATCTCGATCATCGACTGCCTGCTCACGCCGGCCGATGTGGTCGTGTACGATGCGGAGGCGCACGCCTGCATCATCGACGGGCTTCGCCTGCACCGGGGAAAACGGTTCGTCTTCGCCCACAACGACATGGAGAGCCTGCGCAAGCAGCTGGGCCATGCGGTCAAGGTGGCTGCCGAGACCAAAGGGGGTATTCTGGTGATTACCGAGGGCGTTTTCGGCATGAAGGGCGACCTGGGCAAGCTGGACGAAATCGTGGCGTTGAAGAAGGAGTTCGATTTCCGTCTGCTGGTGGACGATGCCCACGGCTTCGGTACGATGGGCGAGGGCGGACGCGGTACGGCTTCGCACTTCGGCGTGACGGACGGCGTGGACGTGCTCTTCAATACGTTCGCCAAATCGATGGCCGGTATCGGTGCATTCGTCTCTTCGCATAAGTATATCATCGACTATCTGCGCTACAACATGCGTTCGCAGACCTATGCCAAGTCGCTTCCGATGCCGATGGTGATGGGTGCTTTCAAGCGGCTGGAGCTGATAAAGAAGCATCCCGAGTATCAGGAGAAGCTGTGGGAGATCACCCGTGCGTTGCAGAAGGGATTCCGTGACCGGGGATTCGACATCGGCGGCACGCTCTCTCCCGTTACGCCGGTCTACCTGAAGGGCGATATTCCGGAGGCTACGAACCTCGTGGTCGATCTGCGCGAGAACCATAACCTGTTCTGTTCGATCGTGGTCTATCCCGTGATTCCGAAAGGAGAGATGATCCTGCGTATCATCCCTACGGCGGCCCATACGCTCGAGGACGTGGAGTACACGCTCGACTGTTTCAGCGCCATCCGTTCGAAGCTGGAGGCAGGCGAATACCGCAAGCCGATGCCCGATATGGCAGACAAATAG
- a CDS encoding outer membrane protein assembly factor BamD — protein MKTLLVSASAAVLLGCSGYNKLIKSGDHELMYKKALEYYDAQKYQRTLQLLEEVSPFYSSTTREDTVLYYTGAAHYKMGDFESSGAIFDDFRRRFGRSPFIEDVEYMYAKGFYFSSPSPERDQTTTQQALIAINEYLDRYPNSVKKETLLKNIEELKLKLYDKSFINARSYYTIGRYKSAVVALKNALNRYPETPHREELLYLTAKSSYLLAKNSLPHLQRDRYLDMMDAYYNFASEFPDSRYKKELDRMQAEAKDYLARHDPEAADPNTKNNKDNTQDNGDKKE, from the coding sequence TTGAAGACGCTCCTGGTATCCGCATCGGCAGCGGTACTGTTGGGTTGCAGCGGGTACAACAAACTGATCAAGAGCGGCGACCACGAGCTGATGTACAAAAAGGCGCTGGAGTATTACGACGCCCAGAAATACCAGCGCACCCTGCAGTTGCTGGAAGAGGTTTCGCCGTTTTACAGCAGCACCACACGCGAGGACACCGTTCTTTACTACACGGGCGCCGCACATTACAAGATGGGGGACTTCGAATCGAGCGGGGCGATCTTCGACGATTTCCGCCGCCGTTTCGGCCGCAGCCCGTTCATCGAGGACGTGGAGTATATGTATGCCAAAGGGTTCTACTTCTCCTCCCCCTCGCCCGAACGGGACCAGACGACCACCCAGCAGGCGCTGATCGCCATCAACGAATACCTCGACCGCTATCCCAACAGCGTGAAGAAGGAGACCCTGCTCAAAAACATCGAGGAGCTGAAACTCAAACTGTACGACAAATCGTTCATCAACGCCCGTTCCTACTACACGATAGGCCGCTATAAATCCGCCGTCGTGGCCCTCAAGAACGCGCTGAACCGGTATCCCGAAACACCCCACCGCGAGGAGTTGCTCTACCTGACCGCCAAGTCGAGCTACCTGCTGGCGAAGAACTCCCTGCCGCATCTCCAGCGCGACCGGTACCTCGACATGATGGACGCCTACTACAACTTCGCATCGGAATTTCCCGACAGCCGGTACAAAAAGGAACTGGACCGGATGCAGGCCGAGGCGAAAGACTATCTGGCCCGGCACGACCCGGAGGCGGCCGATCCGAACACAAAGAACAATAAAGACAACACACAGGATAATGGAGACAAAAAAGAGTAA
- a CDS encoding sialidase family protein — MRRTIALFLLTCLCAAGVAQRQPEGTFRVQSLFAAGQVGYFNFRIPSLVTSPDGVLLAFCSARKGKGFDHDPIDIALRRSTDAGRTWDSMRVIVHRPDGASCDNATPIADYRTGQVHLVYQIDYERIYCTSTSDNGLTWSAPVDITATLEGFRSAYDWLVAAPGPGHGIQLRSGRLVVPCWLSTGGRKEFGRSKIGHRPSIVVSIYSDDHGRTWLPGEVAVPDNDTIVIPNETSCLELADGRVMFNSRNESVNYRRVVTCSPDGASRWERPRFEDAFFEPICYGSMCRYTMRPFQSRNRILFCNPDSRYDPWVAPRRITPRSAPGRRRANLTVRMSYDEGVTWPVSKVIDPGIAGYSDLAVTPDGMIHCLYEGGALEGDDKRNRQMNFVTFDLRWLTGGQDALKRREIPLKPSVK; from the coding sequence ATGAGACGGACGATCGCACTTTTCTTATTGACCTGCCTGTGTGCGGCAGGGGTGGCACAGAGGCAGCCGGAGGGGACTTTTCGGGTGCAGTCGCTTTTCGCGGCGGGACAGGTGGGGTATTTCAACTTCCGGATTCCTTCGCTCGTGACCTCCCCGGACGGCGTATTGCTCGCGTTCTGTTCGGCGCGCAAAGGGAAGGGGTTCGACCACGATCCGATCGACATCGCCCTGCGTCGCAGTACCGATGCGGGACGTACCTGGGATTCGATGCGGGTGATCGTCCACCGGCCCGACGGAGCGTCGTGCGACAATGCCACGCCCATCGCCGACTACCGTACCGGGCAGGTGCATTTGGTTTATCAGATCGACTACGAGCGGATTTACTGCACGAGCACGTCGGACAACGGACTGACGTGGTCCGCTCCCGTGGATATTACGGCGACGCTGGAGGGGTTCCGCAGCGCCTACGACTGGCTCGTGGCGGCGCCCGGTCCGGGGCACGGCATACAATTGCGCAGCGGCCGTCTGGTGGTGCCGTGCTGGTTGTCTACGGGCGGACGGAAAGAGTTCGGGCGCTCGAAGATCGGGCATCGGCCCTCGATCGTCGTGTCGATATACAGCGACGATCACGGTCGGACCTGGCTGCCGGGCGAGGTGGCCGTACCGGACAACGATACGATCGTGATTCCGAACGAAACCTCCTGCCTGGAGCTGGCCGACGGCCGGGTGATGTTCAATTCGCGCAACGAGTCGGTCAATTACCGCCGGGTGGTGACCTGCAGTCCGGACGGGGCATCCCGGTGGGAAAGGCCGCGTTTCGAGGACGCTTTTTTCGAACCGATCTGTTACGGCAGCATGTGCCGTTATACGATGCGGCCTTTCCAGTCCCGCAACCGGATTCTGTTCTGCAATCCGGACAGCCGTTATGATCCGTGGGTGGCTCCGCGCCGCATTACGCCCCGTTCGGCTCCGGGACGTCGCCGGGCCAATCTGACCGTGCGGATGAGTTACGACGAAGGGGTGACCTGGCCCGTCTCGAAGGTGATCGATCCCGGTATCGCGGGGTATTCCGATCTGGCCGTCACGCCTGACGGGATGATCCACTGTCTGTACGAAGGAGGAGCGTTGGAAGGGGACGACAAGCGCAACCGGCAGATGAATTTCGTTACGTTCGATCTCCGATGGCTGACCGGCGGACAGGATGCCCTCAAACGCAGGGAAATTCCCTTGAAACCTTCCGTGAAATAG